The Phaseolus vulgaris cultivar G19833 chromosome 5, P. vulgaris v2.0, whole genome shotgun sequence genomic interval GACCCACCTCTAAGTTCAAAGTAGCCATGGTTTTTTTCTTCAATAGGGTCaactttttcatcttttttcaTCTCCTTGTTGCAACATCCATCTTCCCAGAATCCTCCTTCAGCTCAAATGCAATCTCCACCACCAAGTTCCTAGATTTAGCCAAGGATCCTCGGCTTTTTGATTGGATGGTGGGTATCAGAAGGAAGATTCACGAGAACCCAGAGCTGGGTTATGAGGAATTTGAGACCAGTGAGCTCATAAGAGTTGAATTGGACAAATTGGGCATCTCATATAAATACCCAGTTGCAGTCACTGGTGTTATTGGCTTCATAGGGACTGGATTCTTTCCTTTTGTTGCATTAAGAGCTGATATGGATGCTCTTCCTATGCAGGTCTACAtgatttctatatatatatatatatattattttttttttcccttcTTGTCATTTATTCTTACCATGTTCTTCTAATTGTATAAAGTTTCTAGCTTTTCAATTACTACTACTTCTGTTATGAAATCCATCCATTTGAGTTTGAtttattaatcaatttttttcattattaatacTCCAACATTTTTCCAATTTATGGGCTGTATTTCGAATTGCTACACTTTTGGTGTATATTTcgttgatttatttatttttactttcttcaACCTTAGGAAATGGTGGAGTGGGAGCACAAGAGTAAAGTACCTGGAAAGATGCATGCTTGTGGTCATGATGCTCATGTCGCCATGCTTCTTGGTGCGGCAAAGATCCTCAAAGAGCATGAAAATGAGATTCAAGTATGgtttttcactctttttttttgtgtgtgggGGGATACTTATAGTTTATACACAGACAAGGCGTTGatctactaatattttaaatgttttgagtGGGGAGACTTACTCTGCTTCCAGTTTTACCATCTTGTCAAGAATATGAGACGTGGATCCTCTAAATGATTGGTTATCCTTAAAGAGAAAAGCAAAACATTTCAAGCCTTAATGAAAAATTGatagaaatttttttcaaaatatgaatAAGTAAACAATTAAATTGGATTGGTTGGATAGTACCACAAAAATACAGTACTAACTCCCATTTCTTTTTTATTGAATAGTTATGATTTGTTATGCACGTATTCCAAGTAACTTCCTGTTTGAAATACCGACAGTTGTTTGAGATTCCTTACTTTTTCATCCAAGATTGTGACTCTTCTGATTGTTatgtgcttttgctgtttacAATTTTTCTGCCTTTCTTTTATTGTAATCCTGTCAAAGTCAAACATGACATCTGTTTCTGACATTGCCAAATTGTTGGCAATTATGATTTCTCATTATGCCAACTAACTATGTAACGAACTTTCGATACTCTTTATCACCTGGTATGCAACTTCagtattaaaaacattatacaTCTGTGCAATTCAATCGAAAACATGTCTAGAAGAATGCTGGAAAAGAAATGGAAAAGGAAAAAGGCTGGTCTTTGTACCATCTACCATTCCAAGAAAGACAAAAACTTGAACTTACTACTTTCTTTTCTCAGTCCttttgttttattgttttagTTCTTTTATGAATAATTGACAGCATTCCTTACTTTGTCTCCACAGGGAACTGTTGTTCTTGTTTTTCAACCTGCCGAAGAAGGAGGTGCAGGGGCTAAGAAAATTTTAGATGCTGGAGTCTTGGAAAATATCTCTGCCATATTTGGTTTGCATATTACACCTACCTTTCCTATTGGTGAAGTTGGCTATAGGGCAGGTCCTATATTTGCGGGAAGTGGCTTCTTTGAAGCAACAATAAATGGCAGGGGAGGTCATGCAGCTATCCCTCAGCACTCTATAGACCCAATATTGGCAGCTTCCAATGTGATTGTTAGCTTACAGCATATTGTATCTCGTGAGGCCAATCCTCTGGACTCTCAGGTAAACTTATTTCATTTCAATTTGGCCCTTCCTACCATTCATACTCATTTATTATTAGTTTATCCTTACCTTGTTATCCAAGAGTTTTCAGTCTGTACCATATTGACTAATACTTCCAAAAATGTCTTGTATATTCTCACATACACTATGTGTGGGCATGGGAAAGAACTAAGGAAGCTGGAGAGTATAAGCTGAGCCTTAGCTTCAAACCAATATCATTAGCAATTCTTAGTTTCC includes:
- the LOC137835880 gene encoding IAA-amino acid hydrolase ILR1-like 4, giving the protein MVFFFNRVNFFIFFHLLVATSIFPESSFSSNAISTTKFLDLAKDPRLFDWMVGIRRKIHENPELGYEEFETSELIRVELDKLGISYKYPVAVTGVIGFIGTGFFPFVALRADMDALPMQEMVEWEHKSKVPGKMHACGHDAHVAMLLGAAKILKEHENEIQGTVVLVFQPAEEGGAGAKKILDAGVLENISAIFGLHITPTFPIGEVGYRAGPIFAGSGFFEATINGRGGHAAIPQHSIDPILAASNVIVSLQHIVSREANPLDSQVVTVGKFQGGGAFNVIPDSVTIGGTFRAFSRESFMQLRRRIEQVIIGQAAVQRCNATVNFLDEEKPFFPPTVNNGDLHEFFKSVAGSLIGADKVKDLQPLMGSEDFAFYQEVFPGYFFLLGMEDASVERLELPHSPYYKINEDALPYGAALHASLATRYLLKLNQDLPVVEEKHHDEL